Genomic window (Ignavibacteria bacterium):
GCATTCATAAATACCGCATCATTTGAATAAGAGTCGGCTATTACTTTACTGAAATCATCTATCTCGCGCGGTTGAGTGTTTGCAGCATACCAGTGCTGAAGTTTGTCATCCGAGTATTGTTCCACTTTAATTCTTCCGCTTTCATCTCTCGGTCTAATAATATATTTTTCATTGCCAAAATTTATGCAGTAATCCTCATTTAAATCTGCAGGCAAAGGACTTAGGAACGGCGCCGCATAGCCGCAGTCAACAACAAACTCTCGTCTGTTAATATCTACCATGCTTATCACATGTACATCGGGCTGGCGCATATCGGCACCGCAAAGCTTGATATCAAAACCGAGATGCTCAAGCAACAGATAGAGATAATAATTATTTGCATAACACGTCCCGCCGAAATTGTGCAT
Coding sequences:
- a CDS encoding arylamine N-acetyltransferase: MERKALFKKYLSLLEVEKAEPSLALLKKIVKAHLIKVPFENISKLYYKQQGKNYFPELPQYLDDIDMHNFGGTCYANNYYLYLLLEHLGFDIKLCGADMRQPDVHVISMVDINRREFVVDCGYAAPFLSPLPADLNEDYCINFGNEKYIIRPRDESGRIKVEQYSDDKLQHWYAANTQPREIDDFSKVIADSYSNDAVFMNAIRITKFSESGSFVLKNLLYTETAGSESATKKLSRDELPDFVSEKFDMPANLVREAVAFVKELKDIYD